A section of the Microbacterium forte genome encodes:
- a CDS encoding WD40/YVTN/BNR-like repeat-containing protein has product MRTLKKLTLPTFRQRHRAALTLSTTMAASIVLAGCAAPAEPTTGHDHAASISHVHAIVPNPSEDGYLLGAHDGIYTATPDGEVGSRIETTDFDAMGLITVGDALLASGHPGPTTAPELGSPNLGIIRSDDSARSWTPVSFTDEKDFHVLAVGKNDTLYGIASDSAELLRTDDLGETWSAVGEILAFSLVIDSEGQLIAATPDGVQISTDEGATFAPLNDAPALYLLAVSPDGKQLVGVGRGGQIWASTGSNAEWVPAGVTHGSAQALATTNDGAILVFDDSGLTAIDN; this is encoded by the coding sequence ATGCGAACCCTCAAGAAGCTCACGTTGCCCACTTTTCGACAGCGACACCGAGCGGCACTCACGCTCTCCACAACGATGGCGGCCAGCATTGTGCTGGCCGGCTGCGCGGCACCCGCCGAGCCCACCACCGGGCACGACCACGCCGCGTCCATCAGCCACGTCCACGCGATCGTGCCTAACCCCTCCGAGGACGGATACCTCCTGGGTGCCCATGACGGGATCTACACGGCCACACCGGATGGGGAGGTCGGCTCGCGTATCGAGACGACCGACTTCGACGCAATGGGCCTCATCACTGTCGGTGATGCTCTCCTCGCGTCCGGGCATCCCGGACCGACCACGGCCCCAGAACTCGGCTCCCCCAACCTCGGAATCATCCGGAGCGACGACAGCGCCAGATCTTGGACGCCTGTCTCATTCACCGACGAGAAAGACTTCCACGTGCTTGCCGTCGGGAAGAACGACACCCTCTACGGGATCGCCTCGGACTCTGCGGAGCTCCTCCGCACTGACGACCTCGGTGAGACCTGGTCGGCGGTCGGAGAAATTCTGGCGTTCAGCCTCGTCATCGACAGTGAAGGGCAACTGATCGCCGCCACCCCAGACGGGGTGCAAATCAGCACTGATGAGGGCGCCACCTTCGCACCCCTGAACGACGCACCTGCGCTCTACCTCCTCGCCGTGTCACCTGACGGCAAACAGCTGGTCGGTGTCGGCCGCGGCGGACAGATCTGGGCCAGCACAGGATCCAACGCCGAGTGGGTTCCCGCCGGCGTCACCCACGGCTCCGCACAAGCGCTCGCGACTACAAACGACGGCGCAATACTGGTCTTCGACGACAGTGGGTTGACCGCGATAGACAACTAG
- a CDS encoding CU044_2847 family protein, protein MSDLPATTWGSTMRDELVSVDIDGTRAFVSVVGSSGQEEVSTRGALDLQAAFDASAGAARKAITAVSDLEWTSAKVTLGVEFALESGSLVAVFGKANAKSSISIELEFIRDAPAGS, encoded by the coding sequence ATGAGCGATCTGCCGGCAACGACCTGGGGGTCAACTATGCGGGATGAGCTGGTCTCGGTAGACATCGATGGCACTAGGGCGTTCGTCTCTGTGGTTGGTTCATCCGGTCAGGAGGAAGTTTCCACTCGCGGCGCCCTCGATCTCCAAGCCGCGTTTGACGCGTCAGCGGGAGCGGCCCGAAAAGCAATCACGGCCGTCTCGGACCTCGAGTGGACTTCAGCCAAGGTCACTCTAGGCGTCGAGTTCGCTCTCGAATCGGGGTCGTTGGTAGCTGTATTCGGCAAGGCGAACGCTAAGTCCAGTATCTCGATCGAGCTCGAGTTCATCCGTGACGCACCCGCGGGATCCTAA
- a CDS encoding nucleotide-binding domain-containing protein — MKTSEIFDALLTNLKVGDTAATIASRRNEITKALNKDFRSKDGCTDYKLMVGSYGRHTAIKGVSDLDLIFILPPGLRASYDGDSGPRRMLERVRDDLKGRYSNTDIRVDQCVVRVQFKSNTFKFEVQPAFENADGSFDYPDTASETWRVTKPRAEIEATKECNDRISKNMRHLARMARAWKNANGVNMGGLLIDTLVYRFFAQTTDYDSSGTGSFDLMVRDFFEFLKDEPDKDYYWALGSSQRVKVKTRFQPKAKKAYNRCLEAIANEGKTSANKKWREVFGTAVPLMASESARSFDDTEEFIEQKYPVDIQYTLAIDCTVTQDGWRPASLREILQVRSLLLPNKELDFAVTENTVPGPYDVRWKVLNQGDEAERRNKIRGQIVSSNRSTGRHESTEFRGDHIVECYVVKDGIVVARDRIDVPISAKS; from the coding sequence GTGAAGACGTCCGAGATTTTCGACGCGCTGCTGACAAACCTGAAGGTCGGCGACACGGCGGCCACGATCGCTTCACGCAGGAATGAAATTACTAAGGCGTTGAATAAGGACTTCCGGTCGAAGGACGGCTGCACCGACTACAAGCTCATGGTCGGTTCCTACGGCCGGCACACCGCCATCAAGGGTGTGTCCGATCTCGACTTGATTTTCATCTTGCCTCCTGGGCTCCGGGCCAGCTATGACGGAGACAGCGGGCCGCGGAGAATGCTCGAGCGCGTCCGGGACGACTTGAAGGGTCGATACTCGAACACCGACATCCGCGTCGACCAGTGCGTCGTGCGTGTGCAATTCAAAAGCAACACCTTCAAGTTTGAAGTGCAGCCCGCGTTCGAGAACGCCGACGGCAGCTTCGACTACCCGGATACGGCCTCCGAGACGTGGAGGGTCACGAAGCCTCGCGCCGAGATCGAGGCGACCAAGGAGTGCAACGACCGTATCTCGAAGAACATGCGCCACCTTGCTCGAATGGCCCGAGCGTGGAAGAACGCCAACGGCGTTAACATGGGCGGCCTGCTTATCGACACCCTGGTGTACCGATTCTTCGCGCAGACGACCGACTACGACTCTTCCGGGACCGGGTCGTTCGACCTGATGGTCCGCGACTTCTTCGAGTTCCTCAAGGACGAGCCAGATAAGGACTATTACTGGGCCCTGGGAAGCAGCCAACGCGTGAAGGTGAAGACTCGGTTCCAGCCCAAGGCCAAGAAGGCGTACAACCGCTGCCTCGAAGCGATCGCCAATGAAGGCAAAACCTCGGCGAACAAGAAGTGGCGCGAGGTGTTTGGGACCGCGGTGCCGCTCATGGCCAGCGAGTCCGCTCGCTCGTTCGATGACACAGAGGAGTTCATCGAGCAGAAGTACCCGGTCGACATCCAGTACACGCTCGCGATCGACTGCACGGTCACCCAGGATGGGTGGCGACCGGCGTCCTTGCGAGAGATCCTTCAGGTCAGAAGCTTGCTTTTGCCCAACAAAGAACTGGACTTCGCCGTCACCGAAAACACCGTCCCCGGTCCGTACGACGTCCGCTGGAAGGTGCTCAATCAGGGCGACGAAGCCGAGCGGCGTAATAAGATCCGCGGACAGATCGTCTCGTCGAACCGCTCGACGGGCAGGCACGAGAGCACCGAGTTCCGCGGCGACCACATCGTTGAGTGCTATGTCGTGAAGGACGGCATCGTGGTCGCACGGGACCGCATCGATGTGCCGATCAGCGCGAAGTCGTGA
- a CDS encoding TGS domain-containing protein, which yields MTIVGSSYSQEGVPAIRVQGSNLFHGTSGGPAVNLRTGGVCGLVRLSDREGEGHLEAIDEFLNWTDLRDPSSERWRSTLDDEQITAGKWRIPRRSVSRYVAALRCTVERHPYGLLINESAAPTLGSVYVTQTAERPGAARALAVDISEALADGGTLTADPGGGKSSALRTLARKMCHDFDQGNHARVPILVAAPDLIQSGSLRDAIHGALVRDVFDGESSRAEGLVNLPPAADGEWHLMVDGLDEVLDPDARVTLVRRLISETSATGAFPATLTIAARDYALRGSLDTIRAAKLPSWRLSPFGKREVEQLAQNWFDAAGLAEQDRAQSVQAVLSRFSRDVVSNPLSLSLACQLVILEPRGGNETVRAHHITRSELFTEIRRALESRYFSDRASPFPQIAERTARMGPTQQEAAAHVAESVFVGLSVAALRWISAADGSLATEIVNAFVSRREDHTGDWEAVVRELTTRTGAITWGRRRAAFTHQVLGEHFAATAVAASADLAAESLQLITANTLLAQNDSFLRFALPLWHSDPRFWRWFDESLLGGDQALERVALILEDGVVLPDDTRSRVKRVAEDRLRAVDGEEGGTLRLALRVMIMLGARRAAVDPVWRLVLDTTVHASTRRWLAWGVATLLTDGAAEPPEYEFIDEAVMDMIAASLRALPPVDLRRLPSLEGVLNELSLRSPPPQEPKTQDLVPVIFRRGKNSADYAAALRVLRSAFPRHDLKRVKAASRRAPGQAATARIVAELGLGPDAVAAAFLLRQTASDDYIYFVQENFGERIARVVASVALIDLVRGGASDVESAPRAVIAMARDANSLIVFLADRLQRLRRAGFLLSAEATRLAEDSLYVHADIAQKLGLESMHAEMQDLAFAIMKPKIFAEIEALMRQRFPHVDDYAGAIVAEVEADLRDLRIRARVQVRLKNSYAVYQELVARGRDFDDIYDLLTVLVRTNDMRSCYAMLGALHARWTPLPGRFNDYIATPTYNGYQSLETSVVAIDGRVVQFEITTHEMARYSKQGSRPSPPFHAVPGPPPRTRRASSSSELWLKENAASADFMEALRKHMGVSGLYVFGRGGAPFALDEGATALDLAYAIHSELGHGATSARINGSVMPLGTVLATGDSVEIVSSPVSSSVPAVERLNLVVTRRARRAIRRALSAHGAK from the coding sequence TTGACGATCGTTGGCAGTTCCTATTCTCAAGAAGGGGTACCGGCGATCCGGGTCCAGGGAAGTAACCTCTTTCACGGCACCAGCGGCGGCCCGGCGGTCAATCTGCGCACCGGCGGCGTATGCGGGCTCGTCCGTCTCAGCGATCGAGAGGGCGAGGGGCATCTCGAAGCCATCGACGAGTTCCTCAACTGGACCGACCTGCGTGATCCTTCCAGCGAACGGTGGCGCTCGACGCTTGATGACGAGCAGATCACAGCGGGAAAGTGGCGCATCCCGCGAAGGTCCGTGAGCCGGTACGTTGCGGCGCTCCGTTGCACGGTTGAACGCCATCCGTACGGGCTCCTTATCAACGAGTCTGCGGCGCCGACGCTCGGGAGCGTTTATGTGACGCAGACCGCAGAGCGACCCGGCGCAGCGCGGGCACTTGCGGTCGACATCAGCGAGGCACTCGCGGACGGCGGGACGCTAACGGCAGACCCTGGTGGTGGTAAGTCGAGCGCGCTTCGCACGTTGGCTCGGAAGATGTGTCACGACTTCGACCAAGGGAATCACGCGCGCGTGCCAATCCTGGTCGCGGCTCCCGATCTGATTCAGAGCGGAAGTTTGCGCGACGCGATTCATGGCGCGTTGGTGCGTGACGTCTTCGATGGAGAGAGTTCACGTGCCGAAGGCCTCGTGAACCTTCCTCCGGCCGCCGACGGCGAGTGGCACCTCATGGTCGATGGTTTGGACGAAGTGCTCGATCCTGATGCGCGGGTGACACTGGTTCGTCGACTGATCTCGGAAACGTCGGCAACGGGGGCGTTCCCGGCGACTCTGACGATCGCCGCGCGCGACTACGCGCTTCGCGGGAGCCTTGACACGATCCGCGCAGCGAAGCTTCCTTCCTGGCGTCTCTCGCCATTCGGGAAGCGAGAGGTCGAGCAGCTCGCCCAAAACTGGTTCGATGCGGCGGGCCTGGCAGAGCAGGATCGGGCGCAGTCAGTGCAAGCGGTCCTCTCGCGATTCTCCCGCGACGTGGTCTCGAACCCGCTAAGCCTTTCGCTCGCGTGTCAACTCGTGATACTCGAACCGCGGGGTGGTAACGAAACTGTGCGCGCGCATCACATCACTAGGTCCGAGCTCTTTACCGAAATCCGGAGAGCGTTGGAGTCCCGCTACTTCTCTGACCGAGCATCGCCGTTTCCGCAGATCGCCGAGCGGACTGCGCGGATGGGGCCCACCCAGCAGGAGGCGGCGGCCCATGTCGCCGAGTCGGTATTCGTAGGGCTGTCCGTCGCCGCTTTGCGCTGGATCTCCGCGGCCGATGGATCGTTGGCGACGGAAATCGTGAACGCTTTCGTCTCCCGGCGAGAGGATCACACAGGGGACTGGGAGGCTGTTGTCCGGGAGCTAACAACGCGCACCGGAGCGATCACCTGGGGGCGGCGTCGCGCCGCGTTCACACATCAGGTGCTCGGTGAGCATTTTGCCGCGACAGCCGTTGCTGCATCCGCCGACCTAGCCGCTGAGAGCCTGCAACTCATCACGGCGAACACCCTCCTCGCGCAGAACGACTCGTTCCTAAGATTCGCCCTTCCGCTGTGGCACAGCGACCCTAGGTTCTGGCGGTGGTTTGATGAGTCGCTACTCGGGGGTGATCAGGCTCTCGAGAGAGTCGCTCTGATCTTGGAGGACGGCGTCGTGCTCCCTGATGACACACGTAGTCGCGTGAAACGAGTGGCTGAGGATCGACTTCGAGCCGTGGATGGTGAGGAGGGCGGAACCCTCCGCCTGGCGCTGCGGGTGATGATCATGCTCGGGGCTAGGCGGGCCGCGGTGGACCCGGTCTGGCGCCTTGTCCTGGACACGACAGTCCACGCATCCACTCGTCGGTGGCTTGCTTGGGGCGTCGCCACGCTACTCACAGACGGAGCTGCGGAACCCCCCGAGTACGAATTCATCGACGAAGCAGTGATGGATATGATCGCGGCGTCGCTGAGAGCGCTTCCCCCGGTTGATCTTCGACGGTTGCCCTCGTTAGAGGGCGTGCTAAACGAGTTATCGCTCCGGAGCCCTCCGCCGCAAGAGCCAAAGACGCAGGATCTCGTGCCGGTCATCTTTCGACGCGGGAAGAACTCAGCCGATTACGCCGCCGCCCTCCGTGTACTGCGGTCCGCGTTTCCGCGCCACGACCTTAAGCGGGTGAAAGCGGCATCCCGGAGGGCACCGGGCCAGGCGGCAACGGCTCGGATCGTCGCAGAGTTGGGACTCGGCCCCGACGCTGTGGCCGCGGCGTTCCTGCTTAGGCAAACCGCGTCGGACGACTACATCTATTTCGTCCAGGAGAATTTCGGTGAGCGGATCGCCAGGGTCGTAGCGAGCGTCGCGCTAATAGACTTAGTACGCGGTGGTGCTTCTGATGTCGAGTCGGCTCCTCGAGCGGTCATTGCTATGGCACGTGATGCGAACTCGCTGATCGTCTTTCTTGCGGACCGTCTGCAACGGCTGCGTAGGGCCGGTTTCCTCCTGTCGGCGGAAGCTACGCGCCTAGCGGAGGATTCCCTTTATGTCCACGCCGATATCGCCCAGAAGCTGGGCCTTGAGTCTATGCACGCGGAGATGCAGGATCTCGCCTTCGCGATCATGAAGCCGAAGATATTCGCCGAGATTGAAGCATTGATGCGCCAGCGGTTTCCTCATGTCGACGACTACGCAGGCGCGATTGTCGCTGAGGTGGAGGCGGACTTGCGCGATCTGCGTATCCGAGCGCGTGTCCAGGTGCGGCTAAAGAACTCGTATGCGGTGTACCAGGAACTTGTCGCCCGCGGGCGTGACTTCGACGATATCTACGACCTCTTGACTGTGCTCGTTCGGACGAATGACATGCGCTCCTGTTATGCGATGCTCGGTGCCTTACACGCCCGCTGGACCCCTCTCCCAGGAAGGTTCAATGACTACATCGCGACGCCGACCTACAACGGGTATCAATCGCTCGAAACCTCTGTCGTCGCCATCGACGGTCGAGTCGTACAGTTCGAAATCACAACGCACGAGATGGCGAGGTACTCGAAGCAGGGGTCCAGGCCGTCGCCACCGTTCCACGCGGTGCCCGGGCCTCCTCCAAGGACCCGGCGGGCTTCTTCTTCATCCGAGTTGTGGCTGAAGGAGAACGCCGCCTCCGCTGATTTCATGGAAGCTCTGCGCAAACACATGGGCGTCAGCGGGCTTTACGTCTTCGGTAGGGGTGGTGCGCCGTTCGCTCTCGACGAGGGGGCGACTGCGCTCGACCTCGCGTACGCCATCCATAGCGAGCTCGGGCACGGGGCGACTAGTGCCCGAATCAACGGGAGCGTAATGCCGCTGGGCACGGTTCTTGCGACGGGGGACTCCGTGGAGATCGTGTCATCCCCGGTCTCTTCGTCCGTGCCGGCAGTGGAACGGCTGAATCTCGTGGTCACTCGTCGAGCTCGACGTGCGATCCGCCGAGCCCTTTCCGCTCACGGCGCTAAGTAG
- a CDS encoding SLATT domain-containing protein, translating into MTDEAAGRPGQISGDLYLLAQVRECFGRVVYSHKTHEKQADICFSKHRWQQGVLIALTAISSGTFLVAVFGLLGNPVLTALVTSSIALMVTWISLGAKTFRFADESDAHRGIASRLWDVRESYISLISDMMSGDVSDEQARVRRDELQEATRAAYAAAPRTSPKAFTRAQGGLKHNEEMTFTPREIDLFLPAALRLGEDEARS; encoded by the coding sequence ATGACGGATGAGGCGGCTGGCCGGCCGGGCCAAATCAGCGGTGACCTGTATCTGCTGGCTCAAGTACGAGAGTGCTTCGGGCGGGTGGTCTACAGCCACAAGACACACGAGAAGCAGGCGGACATCTGCTTCAGCAAGCACCGCTGGCAGCAGGGGGTGCTCATCGCGCTTACGGCTATCAGCTCGGGCACTTTCCTGGTCGCGGTGTTCGGTCTGTTGGGCAACCCTGTACTGACCGCCCTCGTGACATCGTCCATCGCACTCATGGTGACATGGATCAGCCTTGGTGCGAAGACCTTCAGGTTCGCGGACGAGTCTGACGCACATCGCGGCATCGCTTCCCGGCTCTGGGACGTCCGCGAGTCCTACATCTCCCTGATTTCCGACATGATGTCCGGTGATGTCTCCGACGAGCAGGCGAGGGTTCGTCGCGACGAGCTGCAGGAGGCCACCCGCGCCGCCTACGCCGCCGCGCCGAGGACGAGCCCGAAGGCGTTCACTCGGGCGCAAGGAGGGCTCAAGCACAACGAGGAGATGACTTTCACTCCTCGAGAAATCGATCTGTTCCTCCCCGCGGCGCTTCGGCTCGGCGAAGACGAGGCACGATCGTGA
- a CDS encoding DNA-processing protein DprA, translating into MIESLTGDAGVRESLEQLRPSGGAVEALARVSWSVLTEPGDGVAGALIEELGASDALRLALGAGNAAGPEVSSRALADGRARWKTRADARSVVDALRGARDVGARLLIPGDAHWPTSLDDLGVHAPAVLWVRGDPRLLSAAPRVAIVGARAASAYGEMLAGDFAGELAAGGAVVVSGGAYGIDGAGHRAALGVGGKTVAFLAGGVDRAYPQGHQQLLRRIVETGAVVSEVPCGTAPTKWRFLSRNRLIAAVSDATVVVEAGWRSGSLNTAGQPPGVEMVFHSLCRSCLFE; encoded by the coding sequence ATGATCGAGTCACTCACAGGTGACGCCGGTGTCCGAGAGTCGCTCGAACAGCTCAGGCCCTCCGGAGGTGCGGTGGAGGCGCTCGCCCGGGTGTCTTGGTCGGTCCTCACCGAGCCGGGCGATGGTGTGGCCGGGGCGCTCATCGAAGAGCTCGGTGCTTCGGACGCGCTCCGGCTCGCATTGGGCGCCGGGAACGCGGCGGGCCCAGAAGTCAGCAGCCGGGCACTCGCCGACGGGCGGGCGCGGTGGAAGACCCGAGCCGACGCGCGGAGCGTGGTCGATGCGCTGCGCGGCGCCAGGGACGTCGGAGCCCGACTTCTGATTCCGGGTGATGCTCACTGGCCGACTTCTCTCGACGACCTCGGGGTGCATGCGCCGGCCGTTCTCTGGGTGCGCGGTGACCCGCGGCTGCTGAGCGCGGCCCCCAGAGTCGCGATCGTCGGAGCCCGCGCCGCGAGCGCATACGGCGAGATGCTCGCGGGTGACTTCGCCGGCGAGCTGGCCGCAGGTGGCGCGGTCGTGGTGTCCGGGGGAGCGTACGGCATCGACGGCGCAGGTCACCGTGCCGCACTCGGAGTCGGCGGAAAGACGGTCGCGTTCCTCGCCGGTGGGGTCGACCGAGCGTATCCTCAGGGCCATCAGCAGCTTCTTCGCCGAATCGTCGAGACCGGCGCCGTGGTGAGCGAGGTCCCGTGCGGCACTGCGCCGACGAAGTGGCGGTTCCTGTCGCGCAACAGACTCATCGCTGCGGTGAGCGACGCGACGGTGGTCGTGGAGGCAGGATGGCGAAGCGGATCGTTGAACACTGCTGGACAACCACCGGGGGTGGAAATGGTATTCCACAGCTTGTGCAGATCGTGCTTATTCGAGTGA
- a CDS encoding DUF305 domain-containing protein — MKIRPAAIAALTLTALLALTGCVVTTGSDNGMDGMDHGSGSSASADANTDDVMFARMMKEHHEQAIEMSDLLLSKDGVDERVVALAEEIKAAQEPEIQKMDQWLEDWDADMGNMGGMDHGDGMMSEEDMQALEDATGPDAGRLFLEQMIQHHEGAVDMAQEEVDNGQNSDAIALAETIIDTQTDEIATMKEILATL, encoded by the coding sequence ATGAAGATTCGACCCGCGGCCATCGCCGCACTCACCCTCACTGCCCTGCTCGCCCTCACGGGCTGCGTCGTCACGACCGGCTCCGATAACGGCATGGACGGCATGGACCACGGCAGCGGCTCCTCCGCATCCGCCGACGCGAACACCGACGACGTCATGTTCGCCCGCATGATGAAGGAGCACCACGAGCAGGCCATCGAGATGTCCGATCTCCTGCTCAGCAAGGACGGTGTCGATGAGCGCGTCGTCGCCCTCGCGGAAGAGATCAAGGCCGCTCAGGAGCCCGAGATCCAGAAGATGGATCAGTGGCTCGAAGACTGGGACGCGGACATGGGCAACATGGGTGGCATGGACCATGGCGACGGCATGATGTCCGAAGAAGACATGCAGGCCCTCGAAGATGCCACCGGTCCCGATGCGGGGCGTCTGTTCCTCGAGCAGATGATCCAGCACCACGAGGGCGCTGTCGACATGGCACAAGAAGAAGTCGACAACGGTCAAAACAGCGACGCCATCGCACTCGCTGAGACGATCATCGACACGCAAACCGACGAGATCGCCACCATGAAGGAGATCCTCGCAACTCTGTGA
- a CDS encoding TIGR02391 family protein: MGTEPNVNNLIQGFEQRGGYHQPTPPNLEAMLARLSGEQQAIADLFACAIGAYKNSASHRTIRFDDAVEAAVVIRLADLLLRIAHRATG, encoded by the coding sequence TTGGGGACCGAGCCGAACGTCAACAACCTAATCCAGGGCTTCGAGCAGCGAGGCGGCTACCATCAGCCCACGCCGCCCAACCTTGAGGCCATGCTGGCTCGGCTCTCAGGGGAACAGCAGGCGATCGCTGATCTGTTCGCCTGCGCAATCGGTGCCTACAAGAATTCGGCCAGTCATCGAACCATTCGGTTCGATGACGCGGTGGAAGCTGCCGTAGTGATCCGGCTCGCCGATCTTCTCCTCCGCATCGCGCATCGCGCTACAGGCTGA
- a CDS encoding N-6 DNA methylase, producing the protein MANVTPAPTPSVTPVGSVPDGKVADFLTGKFVNDTPEEYVRQNIEKALVRQYKYSPTDCAPEFTIKVGASRKRVDIVVFGKDADRTQASAYILVETKKADVKPTSRTEGIGQLQSYMASCLNVQYGMWTNGTDRFCYAKRPDGKGGWSFDEIIDIPANGQTEADAQRPKRKDLKVATADNLLFAFRRCHNYIAAHEGKQKTEAFWELLKLIFTKIEDERAPKLNFFATPSERESTIVATAAKKRIQALFEQRVVKKYPAIFDSKDVDIDLKPDVLAYVVTQLQGYSLLRSPVDVKGVAYEEIVGSNLRGDRGEFFTPRNACRMAVTMLDPQPGERILDPSCGTGGFLITGMNHALEYIEHREREQWEDPSQGTDFEREELYKRRDEYFRQCVFGIDLNPALVRAAKMNMVMNNDGSGGLYQANTLENPHRWSSQLRDAVPLGSIDVIVSNPPFGARIPIDDEDTLAQYELAAVWDQGDDGNWSIRLDKNGNRALQKSQPPEILFIERALQLLVAGTGRMAMVMPNGILNNPGLAYVRHWLLRHAQILAVVDMHRDLFQPGNDTQTSMVLMRRLDEHEAADAAGAGLDYPLFMAVAEKIGHDKRGNVIYRRTADGEDALVKTVETVAEIDQTSGAEVMREVEVTDRQVDDELAEVAQAYRRWLEEQR; encoded by the coding sequence GTGGCCAACGTGACCCCCGCGCCAACCCCGTCAGTGACGCCAGTCGGGTCCGTGCCCGATGGGAAGGTTGCCGACTTTTTGACCGGCAAGTTCGTCAACGACACTCCCGAAGAATACGTCAGGCAGAACATTGAGAAAGCGCTCGTCAGGCAGTACAAATACTCGCCAACGGACTGTGCTCCAGAGTTCACCATCAAAGTGGGCGCATCGCGCAAGCGCGTCGATATCGTCGTATTTGGCAAGGATGCGGACCGGACTCAGGCGAGCGCCTACATCCTCGTTGAGACCAAGAAGGCCGACGTTAAGCCGACCAGCCGCACCGAGGGTATCGGGCAACTGCAGTCCTACATGGCGTCCTGCTTGAACGTGCAGTACGGCATGTGGACCAATGGTACCGACCGATTCTGCTATGCCAAGCGCCCTGATGGGAAAGGTGGCTGGTCATTCGACGAGATCATCGACATCCCGGCAAACGGCCAGACGGAGGCCGACGCCCAACGTCCCAAACGCAAGGACCTGAAGGTTGCGACCGCAGACAACCTGCTATTCGCATTCCGTCGCTGCCACAACTACATCGCGGCTCACGAGGGTAAGCAGAAGACCGAAGCGTTTTGGGAGTTGCTCAAGCTCATCTTCACGAAGATTGAGGACGAGCGTGCGCCGAAGCTGAACTTTTTCGCAACTCCGTCTGAACGGGAAAGCACGATTGTCGCCACGGCCGCTAAGAAGCGCATTCAGGCTCTTTTCGAACAGCGCGTCGTAAAGAAGTACCCCGCGATCTTCGATTCGAAGGACGTGGATATCGACCTCAAACCAGATGTTCTGGCATATGTCGTCACCCAGTTGCAGGGATACTCGCTCCTCCGGTCCCCCGTGGATGTGAAGGGGGTCGCCTACGAGGAGATCGTCGGATCTAACCTGCGAGGCGACCGAGGCGAGTTCTTCACGCCCCGCAACGCCTGCCGAATGGCTGTTACGATGCTCGACCCACAGCCGGGTGAGCGAATCCTCGATCCGTCGTGCGGCACCGGGGGGTTTCTGATTACCGGCATGAATCACGCACTCGAGTACATCGAGCACAGAGAGCGCGAGCAGTGGGAAGACCCTTCGCAGGGTACTGACTTCGAGCGTGAGGAGTTGTACAAGCGCCGAGACGAGTACTTCCGCCAGTGTGTTTTTGGGATCGACCTGAATCCCGCGCTAGTCCGCGCGGCGAAGATGAACATGGTCATGAACAACGATGGCTCCGGTGGGCTGTACCAGGCCAACACACTGGAGAATCCGCACCGCTGGTCGTCTCAGCTTCGTGACGCCGTCCCCCTCGGCTCGATTGACGTGATTGTCTCCAACCCGCCGTTCGGGGCGAGGATCCCAATCGACGATGAGGACACACTCGCTCAGTACGAGCTGGCCGCAGTTTGGGACCAGGGCGACGATGGGAACTGGTCTATCCGCCTCGATAAAAACGGTAACCGGGCCCTTCAGAAATCGCAGCCACCCGAGATCTTGTTCATTGAGCGTGCACTCCAGCTTTTGGTCGCAGGCACGGGCAGGATGGCGATGGTGATGCCTAACGGCATTCTGAATAACCCCGGCCTCGCGTACGTTCGGCATTGGCTTCTGCGGCATGCGCAGATTCTGGCTGTCGTGGACATGCACCGTGACTTGTTCCAGCCCGGCAACGACACTCAAACCTCGATGGTCTTGATGCGTCGCCTGGATGAACACGAAGCGGCAGACGCAGCGGGCGCTGGGTTGGACTATCCGTTGTTCATGGCAGTGGCGGAGAAGATCGGGCACGACAAGCGCGGTAACGTCATCTACCGACGCACGGCTGACGGTGAAGACGCCCTCGTGAAGACAGTCGAGACTGTGGCCGAAATTGATCAGACGTCGGGAGCCGAAGTGATGCGCGAAGTGGAGGTCACGGATCGCCAGGTCGACGACGAGCTAGCTGAGGTTGCACAGGCATATCGTCGCTGGCTCGAGGAGCAGCGATGA